The Sparus aurata unplaced genomic scaffold, fSpaAur1.1, whole genome shotgun sequence nucleotide sequence TCTGATAAGGTGGCTGTCGCAAGTGTAGCATATCCACTCATGCAGTCTCTCTTGTGGCACAGAGCAAGGGGTAGGGCAGTCACTGTCACAAAAGTGAACATAGTTTCCTGTCAAGCATGCTGCTGCCACTTTTGCGTGTTTActatatttctgtcttttgcaTTCTTTGACCTGATTAGGAAACTGGGTTCTGTTACAAACGGTACAAATGTATGTAGGTCCATGTCTAATGGACTCACGAAAGGCAGCAATGGCTGCTTCCATCAGTGGATCAATCAGGGGCTGGGGGCGGTGGGGCACaatttgtctgtattttctccTGATTCTAAGCGCTCTCTGCATCTTGTAAAATATGCTAAAGGCAGCATTTGTGGCCAATTTGGTTACTCTCCGCTGGTTACAACGTTGGTTAAAACGACGTTTAAATTCCGTATCATTGTGATATCGAAGATTGAAATCTTGCCTTTTCTTTTGGCTATAGTTTTGATTCGTGTTGTACCTCTGAGACATGACAAATTTTTGTCTGCTCTGAAACACTGGATCTGACTTGTATCTATCTGTAATGCGTTTCTTTTGTCTGGTGCGGAACGTGGCATCTTCCTTGTATTTCTTTGTGACGTAAGTCTTCTGTCGTCTTCTGAAAGTAGCATCGTCCGTGTATTTTCTGACGACTTCTTCCCTCTTCTTATCTTGAACTTTTGCTTTTCCATAGTAAGATCTGAAGGACAGTAATCGCCGTTTCTGATGGAGACCGCCTTGGACATATCTAATCCTTTGTGctctgagtttttttcttctaaattcCGGACAGCTGCTGTACTTTTTCCTttgatttgggatttttttccttttttcttcaccAGACAATGCGTGTTGGTTTTTGCTGGCTCTCCGCATCGCTCTTCGTCGCTCATGCTTTGGAAACTTTGCGAAATGTTCTTTTGCTGCGGTTGCAGGAGCCGTCTTGAGGACAGGCTCTGCTGCAGGAGCCGTCTTGAGGACACGCTCTGCTGCAGGAGCCGTCTTGAGGACACGCTCTGCTGCGGGGGGTGCAGGAGCCGTCTTGAGGACACGCTCTGCTGCGGGGGGTGCAGGAGCCGTCTTGAGGACACGCTCTGCTGCGGGGGGTGCAGGAGCCGTCTTGAGGACACGCTCTGCTGCGGGGGGTGCAGGAGCCGTCTTGAGGACACGCTCTGCTGCCGGGGGGTGCAGGAGCCGTCTTGAGACACGCTCTGCTGCGGGGGGGTGCAGGAGCCGTCTTAAAGACACGCTCTGCTGCGGGGGGTGCAGGAGCCGTCTTGAGGACATGCTCTGCTGCGGGGGGTGCAGGAGCCGTCTTAAAGACACGCTCTGCTGCTGGTGGGAGAGCTGTCCTGGACACACTGTGTGACAGAGATGCCTGAGGGCGTTCTCTGGAACCAATGGATTCGAATGACACCGGCACAAACTCATAACTGGCAGACGGTGCGCGATTTCCAAAGAGTTTGTGCAGGTGGTCAGCCAAGTCACTGATTTCCGAGAAGGTCTTCATGATTGCAGTTCCGTGGGGGTGAGGTAAGCCCACCGCGTTTCTTGAGTGTGAATCAAACACACCATACCTGCCTGATTGGTCACGGAAAACAGCAATACACTCCGGACTTACTATGATTAAAGCCAAATTAACTTCACCTGACAAACACTCTAACTGTGTGGCAAGGGGCAGACCCCAAGCCTGGCTTCCACTGGCTTTCACAGGTCCACACCTGATTTCAGGCCAGTGGAAGTGAAACATATCTGTGTCTGTCAGGACTTGTTTGGGCAGTTCTTCCACAGTGAGATGGTCACTGTGGAATCTTTTTTCCCGGATCAGCTGTCGTTTTACACCCACATAAAGTGAATCTCCCTTTGCCAGCACTCTATCGAGGGCAGCACTGTTCAACTGACAGCCCTCGTTCTGATAAGCCAGAAAAGTCAGGGACATGCAGGTACACTGGTGGTTCCTGGAGAACTTCCTGTACCTCATGTCACTCTGACTATGACTGGCCCTAATAATAGAACTAACCGGCACCTGAAATGTAAGATAAATTATAATCATTATCATAAAGGATTGCTTATTAGCATAATCATAAATCTAGTTAACATTATTAGTTGTAGTAATTAACCATTTCAGATACTGCAGTCACAGCATAGGGACAGTTTAAGCAAATGTGACTAAAAATAACTATCCAATTATACaatatgataatattgataatatcaTGTCCAACAAATTTTCCCCATCAATTGAACATGTATAAAAAAGCTGAaatttcacacatacacaaatgaaCAGACTATTCCATatttcaaatttaaatgttttgagaCCATCATAAACCTTTGTCACCACTTGTCATCTTGATCAAAGTTTGAAGGACGTTTCAAAAGGACCTTTAACTCTCATACATCCCTTGTACTTGTGTCACTgtttacacatgaaaacattgatAAAATCATGTCAAACTAGTCTTGTTCATAATTTTGATTACtattattacttttattgttaacaacattaatattatttctctccttcatagtttttttttttttttgcatttcagatTAAAGTAAACCACATTTTCcctcgaacacacacaccttattagGCCCACAATAAACCCGTATGTAAATGTCCTTACTTCTTTAGGAGGGGAATGAGAGGCAGAGAGTCCATCATTGATGATCCAGGGCCAGCAGGTCGATGAGGGATCTGGTGTCCAGACAGTCTGTGATAAGTCATAACACTAGTTAATATTTAGACATGAGGCAACACAACAAGTTGAAAAGTTTTACAGATTTATTTCAATTACTCACTGACATTTGTGAACTGCAGAGAAAGATAATGGTATCAGAGATGTTAAATTAACCAGTTTAATGTAGTTACAGCTGATTTTACAGTCGAcgttgtgtgtgtcagttgtgGAGTAAATACCTTAGCTGGGCGAGGGGACTGACAGGCCGCAGCTTTAAAGGTCTGGGACGGTCCAGCCGGTGAAGGGGTCTGCATCCTGGCAACCTGAGCACAAATAACAATTCAGTAAAATGAAGACTAATGACATTATGAACTTTATTCAATAAGAATAATATTTACCTTCGCAACCGGTGAACAGCAGGGGGTCGCCGGATCACCCAAACTACAGGACAACCTAACTGGAGGGGATCCAACCAGCTGTTGACACATGAGAACAAACATGTTAAACTTCACACGTCTCAGTGAACACACTGTAGGTTCTATGCAAGATTGTGTCTGTTGGGTCAGAGAGCAACATACATTGGTCACTGAAGTTTGGGTGAGGGGGGGTGATCCATCCGTGGTCCTGGACCGAGGAACCGGGCTGGAGGGGGCGTCGTCCTCCAGTCGCCGTGACAGCCTGGCTGGAGGGGATCCAACCAGCTGTCGACAGATGAGaatatattaaaattcagacagAGTGGACAATGTAGTTATGTCTCCATGAACACACCGTTTCAACTGTAAACATTGACTGTGTGTCAGTTGTGTAACATACGTTGTTCACAGGAGACTGGCTGCAAGGAGGGCGTCTCTCCGTGGTCCTACGACGCCTGGCTGCCGCTGGAGAGGCCACCTGCACcgtcaaataaaacatagcaaCAGTAACTGTAGGGAACAAGGAGAAACTTAATATTACAGCTGAGAAGAAATGTCAAGACAATCTACCTTGCGCGCTGGAGGAGACGGGACATCAGACAGCTGAGAGGGAGACACTTCCTCCATTGCACGAAGGGCCGTGCTACTGAACCACATTGGGTTCAGTGGAAGGAAGGACTCCTTCTCCTgtgaaagacacaaaaaaataaataaataaacacagagacaaatgaATATTTGTCTGGTCAAATACACAAAGTTTAAATACTAACCAGTtaacttgtgaaaaaaaaaaaaaaaatctctcacctgctgctgagccaCGCTGGCCTGACTAGGAACCTGCGACTGGAAAAGCACATCACACATTTGATTATATAGGTGCTTTTTAGTGATGACTGTGAACCCGTCCACCAAAaggtacacaaacacatgtaaacacacataatataatataaaaaaaacctactAACCTTGCTGCTCTGACCAACGACCTTCCACTGGAAGGGGTCAGGGGACAGAGGAGCACGTACCTCTCCCTTCACAACCAGCTTAGGAGAAAACTTCCCAAGCGGCCGTGAAGGAGTAGGAGACACCGGGGGAGGGGTAGGAGGTGTCTCGAGGAACTGCTCCGTGGAGGTCCACAGCAGCTGGGTGAGGATCCCCATCCCCTCACGGTCGCTCAGGTGAACCTGCAGACATGACAATACAAATCCATTTACAGACAAAGTTCAACTTCAAAAGTAGCTCATGTTGACTGTTTCATAACACACAAGAAATTATAGCAAATTAGACTTTTTCTATCACACATAGATATTCTACTTACGCCGTCTCCGCTCCACAGATCCAAGCGCGTACGGGGGAAGTACTCCTCCGCAGAGAAGTACCTCAAACCTAAAAATATAATCATCACAGTCATTACAACAACATCCACACATGTATTATGACTATGTTCATCATTATATCTTCAGAcattttaactacatttcttttttcGTGTTTTTTTTGACAAGATTTTTTATTGATCTTTTAACATACCCATACGAGCCGTCACGCGGTGGTACTCGCGGCGAAGGTCCCTCTGGTGCTCCTCATCCTCGTTAAGGCGGGGGGGGAAATCCAGCACAAAGACCTGTAGAGAACAAAATTTTAGAAACCACCAATTGACAGTTTCATTcaaaatctcacacacacacactaagctcATACAACTAGTCTTATAAGAGTAGTCAATGTACTTCCATTGTTGTTAAACTACTAAGAATACAAGACAAGcgagacatgaaaaaaaagcttaCCTTCGGCCAGCGGCTCCTCACAGTAGTGAGGTGTGGGCGtgcaggtagtcgagtggttaaagtgcatgccacatacgcagcagaccctggttcgaatcctggccagtggacctttgctgcatgtgaCACCCCCTCTTTCCCATTTCAAAAATCTATCCACTGTCTAATTAAAAAGGTGTAgatgcctaaaaaaaaaaaaaagcttaccTTTGGCCAGCGGCTCGTCACAGCAGCGAGGAACCGGGCGTAGTCAACAGCTGCCTCGTCCACAGTCCTGCTCGCCGTCAGGTTGTTGCTAGGGGCAAGAACACAAACAGCATCAGGGGAGCGAGGAACTTCAGCATGTAGGACCTCAGTCCGCAGCTGAGCGGCATGGGCCCCAGGGGTCGACatgaaaccaaaagaaaacttCCCTTCTGGCATCACGACGAAACCGTCCACGATGGACCGGAGATGGGAGTCCCCGACAATCAGaacaaactgcaacaacaaagaaagtttCTTTAGCATGAAAATCATTAATCCCTCTCAAGATCATTTACTTCCTTCATAATCTGGACAATAATAGCACCTTCTTGTCAGACTCCGGTGGGATGACCAGCTTGTGGCTCCGTCCAGTCCACTCCGAAGGTGGCCAGCTCGTCGCCCGATGGCGGTAACCGGTACCGCAGCCTGTTTAGTAAAGGACAAAACAGATTAAAGGTAAAACTGATGAGGGAAAGCCTACCAGGAAATATCACTTGTAAAAAAGCACAGGAAAACCAGTTTAAAAAGtataatattaatgatgaaCTAACTTATGGATCATTTAGGGATAAAACGGGCAGATACTTACGTGCACGAACTTCAGCATCAGCCGAGCTCCAGAAAGGCTTGGCAGGGGGTGAAGATCCAAATGCCTGATGACAGattataaacacattaaacctcAGACAATGTCTCAttgagagtgtgagtgtgtgtgtgtgtgtgtctgtgagtgaggTAGGAACATACGTTGCCGACTGGAGCGCGGGAGCAGGGGGGGCGGGTCTCCCTGGTCCTCTTGGTCCTTGACCCTCTGGAAGGCTCCTCTCCAGCCGGGGGGGACACCGTCTGATGAAACATTAACATCAAAGACATGGCAGACATACAGAAGTCAGCAGTTAATGGGAAAGCAATAGATGTAACATTTCTACAGCCATTTTCATGCCGACAGTTGTCACTGCGACACAGAAGCTTATCTACTGTGCAAGTACCTCCAGGGGGGGCGGGGTGGACCTCAGCTCCTCCAGGTCGAGCTTCCTCCAGTCCGACTCCCAGCGCTTCCTCGCCGCCACAGACCGTCTCGACTTCCTTGGCATCCTGCTGACAGAAGttaaagacagaagaaaaaacaagagaaatgcCTCTCAAAGGGTTAATAGGTTAACCTATCAAACTAACCTAAACCTAAACTACCTACTGTAATCTAATCTATGAAAACCTAATGTAATATTTCatacataaaatgaaatatgagtTGATGAAGATgtggtgattgtgtgtgtgggtgatgtGGTGATACTGCTCTGCGAAGGTTGAGGGCGATGAATCAACAATGATGGTCACTCTCAGCTGTCGAAGCACAGGAACCCTTTAATCTTATCAAAGACAATATGCAATAAAAAGTTAGATGCCTCGCAAATGTTACGAGTCACTGTAAATTGTGTCAATTCTATATTATAATTactttaaatgataaatatagGCCTAATACTACACTAATTTTATACTTCACAGTAATTATGATAGTGTATTCCTCAAAAAAAAGAATTACTATGACACAATATACACCACAActaaaaatgacattaacttCATCAAATGTACAGGATTTCATCAACATCTGAATGCACATTTAATACCAAAAGCAAAAATAGTCATGTATTAAAATGCTTCCTTTTCCATTTAATCAAGGCAGATTGTaaaagtaatatatatatatatatatatatatatatatatatatatatatatatatatatatatatatatatatatatatatatatatatatagtatgaTATTTTTCTAGctacggaaaaaaaaaaaaaactaacacaTGGAATCACATACTATCAAACGAACACaaggagaaatgtgtttttatggtGGACAGAAGGGAGTATTAAATACTATACACAAACTAAGCAAGTAGATAGATCAGAAATGCAGCTTTCATCTTGTGTTAATGTTCTtgtatgaaaacagaaaaacttttttctttcttttaattacAAAAATCATGAGTGTGATATCTCCTGTTAAAAATCTGACCCCTGTAAAGGATCTATGCATGACAGTGCAGTTCACATCGGGAGAGAAAATGGCTACTTTCGCGCCACGAGAGAACAAAGGCCAATGTTTGCGCAGTTGCATATCTTGGCCTAATGTTTAAGCTTTTACTCAGATTTTATATAGAAACAGGAGAACCATCAACAATCAGTCTTCCCAAAATCACGAGACAGTTATGTCTAGCTTCAGTAATCTCACTTTTGTTAATGGTTGTACAGATGTTAGCACAGTTAGAAATCTGACCCCTCTTAAGGATCTATGCATGACAGGACAGTTCACGGGAGAGTACAAAGGCCAAGCATCTAGCTAATAGCTACCGTTCGCGCCACGAGAGAACAAAAGGCCAACAGGATGACCATCAACAATCAGTCTTCCCAAAATCACGAGACAGTAATGTCTAGCTCCAATAATCTAACTTTTGTTAAAGGTGTACGGATATTAGCACAGTTAGCTTTGCGCTCCGGTTAATGTTTCTCTATAGAAAAAGCTATGTCACTGCTGTTGGCTTCGCGCGCGGCCTACTGTTTTATATGCCAGAGCCGAGTAGCACCGTTAGCTCGTCTAAATAACTGACGGAGCCCCATTACTGTTAGCTAAACAGACATATTCTATACTTATGGGGCCCTACAGCTTTGCTAGACGCTGTTGGCCCGGAGCTACTGAGCTCCGAGTAGACAAGCTAACGGAAGCCCCgttagctaacagctagctaacgttagctagctaacgttagctgttagTTTGGCTACTCGGTAATCCGGAGCCAAGTACCAGATTAATAATGCTGAAACGGACCGACCATAAACAATTACATTAATTTTCCGAAATCATGAGTAATCGTGATCATGGGAGAGATACTAATGTTTTGCTTCAATAAAATCCACTTTTATTAACGATTTCAGTATGCTAATGTCAGATATATCAACAGGTACTTACCTCTGATGAGGTCAAAGGGTATCGAGCAAACCTGGACCAGTGTTTTATAtgaaggccaaaaaaaaatgcacacacagctgTCCAATCAGAGTCGTCTTGGGATGTCTGTCATCTGTATCCGAGGTGATTTGTCAAATAAGATGGCTGATATCTGTGCACTTGTCACAGACTCCGGACGATCATACTATGCTGCAgttcattatttatatttatttttatgaatgtattaGAATgttatacattaaaaacatcaatatTAATTAGAACACTTAATTAATGATATTAATTGATAACAATTGAAttgttatattatatattattaaatacatattttatatatgtaatcatttatttatttaattaatgtattataatataatacactaatgaaaatgttattatgaatcaataaatattattaataatattgagTCATTTTCAACTCAAATTCAAGCCAGCATTCcagtttgatttgtttcagctgatggagtatgaagagatgttacagtgagaatgagtCAAATATTCTGAATCGGTCTGAGAAATTCAATTAAATCTCAATATATCGAtgatttgaaacatttgaataCTTGAATGGAGTTCctggcttgaatgaatgaaaagataatCGTTGaatatagtttaaatgttgggaagtatactgtgtgtttgtgtgcatgtgagtgcttGCTAAAGCAGGAGGatgaatgataataataatgagaagAAGAATAGGCACGAGGAATAACAGCCTATTATTGTAAGAAAAAATAGGCTATCATaagaaaaaagttcaaatacaacttaaatactcaggacttgtgcctacattttaaagctggaatggtgtttctagctgaatgtatgccagagaaggagatgtttgaaaaacatcgcagatttgcgagtttttttacctcatcccattcattccttatgggaagtatctcgcagctgttcgcgtcttacgacgcgaaacattaatattctagaaaactgaataatagcATACAGactccgatcaagccgcacattgaatgagtgaaaaaatgatcgtttaatgtagtttaaatgttgggaaatatactgtgtgtgtgcgtctgtgtgcatgtgagtgcacgcttaagcatggctgtgtgtgtgtgtgtgtgtacatttctctctgtctgtctgtctgtctgtctgatgtgtgtctcctgtctgtctgtctgatgtgtgtctcctgtttgtctgtctgtctgtctgatgtgtgtctcctgtgtgtctgtctgtctgtctgtctgtctgatgtgtgtctcctgtgtgtctgtctgtgtgtctgtctgatgtgtgtctagtgtctgtctgtctgtctgtctgtctgatgtgtgtctcctgtctgtctgtctgatgtgtgtctcctgtttgtctgtctgtctgtctgatgtgtgtctcctgtgtgtctgtctgtctgtctgtctgatgtgtgtctcctgtgtgtctgtctctctgtctgtctgtctgtctcgtgtgtctcctgtctgtctgtctgtccgatgtgtgtctcctgtctgtctgtctgtctgatgtatgtctcctgtctgtctgtctgtatgtctgtcactctctctctttgcccagctgatttcggttgctaggtgacagttggcaggggccatggcaacggactgtgagggagtcagttggccctctccactctgctgcacgaacattcccccatacacaatcattgaaaccccagaatttctccaaaatcactcaccatcgttcaaggatcacagttcaaaaactacacatcataggaaaaaagttcaaatacaacaaaactactcaagacctgtgcctacattttaaagctggaatggtgtttctagctgaatgtatcccagagcaggagatgtttgaaaaacattgcagatttgcgagttttttgacctcatcccattcatttcttatgggaagtgtctcgcagctgttcgcgtcttacgacgcgaaagattaatattctataaaaaactgaattattgcatacagagtccgatcaagccgcacattgaatgagtgaaaaaatgatcgtttattgtagtttaaatgttgggaaatatactgtgtgtgtgcgtctgtgtgcatgtgagagcacgcttaagcagctctgtgtgtgtgtctacatgtcgctctgtctgtctgtccgtctgtctgtctgatgtgtgtctcctgtctgtctttctgtctgtctgatgtgtgtctcctgtgtgtctgtctgtctgtctgtctgatgtgtgtctagtgtctgtctgtctgtcactctctctcttggcccagctgtttttggttgctaggtgaccgttggcaagggccgtagcaacggcctgtgagggagctgatttgagagcaatttctgcctcacatctaggacgtcaaactagtgctatttggtcaaaatcttaaatgatatcaacaattgtttttcacgatcgagccagaaaggccttaaagaacacactcattaagttttgtggtcctagcttcagaaatgtggaaatggcagcgagttaaaaaagcgtgcagttttggaaatccttctcccgatttacattggagtaaatggagcatttcagagctactcttgtcggttagcggtcgataattcaaaaaccgtaaatcctaccgataaagtggacacattgggagaaagaagacaagtgtggctacaactctggaaagtatcactgtttttgagcctaatttgtggccaggatcgtcacggaaagagaaaatcgctgagcgaatttttgaatctcgctcactctgtcagttggtcctctccactgtgctgcacgaacattccgccatacacactcattgaaaaccctgaatttctccaaaatcactcaccgccattcaagggtcacagttcaaaaactacacatcgtaggaaaaaagttcaaatacaacaaaaatactcaggacttgtgcctacattttaaagctgtaatggtgtttctagctcaatgtatgccagagctggagatgtttgaaaaacgttgcagatttgcgatttttttgacctcgtcccattcattccttatgggaaatttgtcgcagtttaTCGCGACTCGcgtcgcgaaaaattcatattttcctgagaaaaataatagcaggacgagtccgcccgagccgcacgttttgatatattttttgtttgtatgcgctcaacggtgcggggcgtgaaaactGCCAAAATCGGAAGGAggatgaataataataagaagagacacgagcaataacaatagtgggctgtgctccgcacagcccactatggacacctatagctctgctatagaggtgtccatagtgggctggcgagcacagcccactaataagaagagacacgagcaataacaatagtgggctgtgctccgcacagcccactatggacacctatagctctgctatagaggtgtccataggtggctggcgagcacagcccactaataataaactccagaagaacaatagtgtgaatgcttgcagcattcacactaataaattccagaagaacaatagtgtgaatgctgagtcagcattcacactaataactagaaaaatttgtatttcctgcgaaaatacagtgtgaatgctgcaggctgaagcgaaatctgctgaacgacctgccgaaaatgcataaaactataagaatgttgaaagaaaggcgaaaagctgtagattaagagggcaggaagatgttaaaatggtgaaagaaggctaaaaaggtgaaaagttataggatgaaagagcttaaataggtgaaaaatgaatgaaagggaTGATAGGTTGTagggtaagagggctggaagaggttaaaacgGTCAAAAAATCCTAAAAAGGATGACAAACAGttgagtaagagggctggaaaaagttaaagatgtgaaaacatgtgaaaagttgtagagtatgagggctggaacaggttaaaatgttgaaaaaaggctaaaaggtgaaaagttaaaggctgaaacagcttcaaaaggtgagaaaatgatgaaaacctgttcagtaagagggctggaagaggttaaaatgttaaaaaaaaggctataaaaggatgataagcagtagagtaagagggctggaggaggttaaatgGGTGaacaaacatatgaaaagctgtagagtaagagggctggaagaggttaaagagttgaaaaaagactaaaaaggatgacaagtagtagagtaagagggctggaagaggttattaaggtgaaaaaatatgaaaagatgTGGAGAAAGAGGGCCGGAAGAGTTAAAAATGGTGAAAAGGggctaaaaaggatgacaagctgtagagtaagagggctggaggaggttaaaaaggtgaaaacatgtgaaaagttgtagagtaagaagggatggaagaggttaaaaaggtgaaaacgtgaaaagctgtaaagaaaGAGGGttggaggaggttaaaaaggtgaaaacatatgaaaagctgtagagtaagagggctggaagaggttaaaaaagcGAAAAAATATTAACAGTTGTAGATCAAgtgggctggaagaggttaaaaaggtgaaaaaaggatgaaaatgtataaaagtgaaAGGGCGAAAGAGTTCAAATAGGTGaacaaaggatgaaaaggtaaaaagatgtagagcaAGACTGCtggaagagcttaaaatggccgCACATACGCTGGAAAaggagcaaccatggagcaagc carries:
- the LOC115578155 gene encoding uncharacterized protein LOC115578155; this encodes MRHCLRFNVFIICHQAFGSSPPAKPFWSSADAEVRARCGTGYRHRATSWPPSEWTGRSHKLVIPPESDKKFVLIVGDSHLRSIVDGFVVMPEGKFSFGFMSTPGAHAAQLRTEVLHAEVPRSPDAVCVLAPSNNLTASRTVDEAAVDYARFLAAVTSRWPKVFVLDFPPRLNEDEEHQRDLRREYHRVTARMGLRYFSAEEYFPRTRLDLWSGDGVHLSDREGMGILTQLLWTSTEQFLETPPTPPPVSPTPSRPLGKFSPKLVVKGEVRAPLSPDPFQWKVVGQSSKSQVPSQASVAQQQEKESFLPLNPMWFSSTALRAMEEVSPSQLSDVPSPPARKVASPAAARRRRTTERRPPCSQSPVNNLVGSPPARLSRRLEDDAPSSPVPRSRTTDGSPPLTQTSVTNLVGSPPVRLSCSLGDPATPCCSPVAKVARMQTPSPAGPSQTFKAAACQSPRPAKFTNVSE